The Hippopotamus amphibius kiboko isolate mHipAmp2 chromosome 13, mHipAmp2.hap2, whole genome shotgun sequence sequence ttttcaaatgtgacTGTTCATCTgttacaattaaaacaaaacatgtcCACAAGCATATCAAACCGTGTTTGAATTTCCACAATTATGTTTAGACATGTTAATGCCTTGTATTTCGTGTTTGGAAATCAGACCTTTTTATCCTTATGACTGTAATTAGCACTGAAAGTCTGGCCTCCTTTAACAAGTAATCCTTTACAATAAAAGAATCAAGATCTAAGCTCCTCACTTCACTATTCGTTTCTGCAGACACCTGGCTTCACAGAGTATACCATGCTTCAGATATATTATTAGGAAAACATTGGGACAGCATGCCGAAGTTTTGTATATTGCTTCACAAAAGCTAGAAGTTAATTAAAGGGCTCATTTTCACAGCAAGAAGTAGCGATTTACTCCCCCCGTCAGTTCTGTACAATCCCCTCTGGAGAACCCCATGAGTTCAGGTTAGAAGGGAATGGTCTTCCCTTTCCGAAACCATCTATCTCCTCATTGCAACACTGCTCAGAATCCTCCTCAGGTTTATGTATCCCTGCAGGGAAGCCTGGGGCGAGGAAGGACACCTCGGTCCAGGTAAACTCTGGTCACGCTGAACTTGTACTTGTCAGGAAGAAAAACTGACTGCAGGGTGAGAAGCCCTACTTTTTGCAGTGGATGTACTTCTTCCCAGTACTTGTTCAGGAAACTCTTACtacaatacaattttaaataagcTCTTAATTTGGGAAGCTTATCAACtctgcttttttgctttttcatttcttacagAGCATCATGGAGATCGTGGTCCACCGTGGACTGTGTGTAAGATGAGCTGGGGGTGTCCGAGTAAATTGGGAGGAGTCTGCAGTACTGGCAGAGCACCAAAGTGCCCCGGCAGGTTTTGAAGAGCTGTACAATGTACTTGCGAAATTTCTGCCCCAGGAAGAAGTAGATGACCGGATTAaggcagcagtgaacaaaagCCAGGGTCTCCGTGGCCTGAATAGCATAGTCCAGGTGTCTCTCGAAGGTGCAGTCCTGAAGGACCTCTAGCTCCACCAGGGTCTCCAGGAAGAGCACCACGTTGTAAGGGGTCCAGAAGCCCAGGAAGAGGACCACCACAGCAAAGATCATCTTCACCGCCTTGTTCTTCTTCTCGTTTTTGCAGTGCTGCAAGGTCCTGATGATCATGGAGTAGCAGAACAGCATGATCCCCAAGGGGACCACCAGCCCTAGAATGTTGATCTCCAGGGAGCTCAGAACCTTCCACCTCATGGAGTTGAAAGTGTGCTTGGTTTTGCAGTAGGTGTGGTTGCGCTCAGTATAACACGTGCTGAACACAAGGCCTGGGAGGGAGGCGAGCACAGCCACTGACCACGTGGCCAGGCTGGTGATGACCCCGTACGTCAAGGTCCTTGCTCTCAGGGAGAAGACCGCGTGCACGATGGCCAGGTACCTATCGATGCTCATGAGTGTGATGAAGAATATGCCGCTGTAGAAGCCCACCAGGTACATCCAGGAAACTAGCTTACAGAGGCCGAGCCCGAACACCCACTGGTCTGCAGCATAATAGCCCCAGAAAGGCAGCGAGAGCACAAAGAGCAGGTCCGAGATGGCGAGGTTGAGCAGGTACACGTCGGTCATGGACTTGAGCCGCTTGTACTTGAACAGGACCAGAACCACCACAGAATTTCCAAGCAGACCAAACAGAAAGACCAAGGAGTAGAGGGGGGGCAGGAAGAGCTCCCCAAATGCTTTGATGCCTTCCTTGGTGCAAGGTTTGGGGAGGTTTTCATAGAGGTAGTAATTGTTATAGATGCTTTCGTCCAGAGTGGTGTCTGCTGTATCCGTGGGGTTCATTTTCAGATTTACAGGCTCTTCACGGCAGGTCTGAGCCCAACCAGAAGAACCTAACGAGGGGAAGAGCCAACAAGGTTTCTAtcagaacaaaagcaaaatggtGCTGCGTGCAGAGCATGGCTCCTTTGTGTTTTGCCCAGATCATCGTACACTCTTCCCAACCTTCTTAGAGGGAAGGGCCCAACCCAGGTCCTTGAACGGAAGGGCAGTGCAGCCAAACTGAAATAATCCTGCCCCTTGGAGGAAGACAGATTCcagattccagctctgccacttttccTACCCCTCTGCTGGGAGCTCTGCTTCTCCCATTTGTAAGCAGGGGTAGTAAAACCTTTTCAACAAGGTGTTTTTCAAGGATGTATTTCTGAAAACCAGTCTGGCGTTACTGAAATCTCTC is a genomic window containing:
- the CCR4 gene encoding C-C chemokine receptor type 4 — its product is MNPTDTADTTLDESIYNNYYLYENLPKPCTKEGIKAFGELFLPPLYSLVFLFGLLGNSVVVLVLFKYKRLKSMTDVYLLNLAISDLLFVLSLPFWGYYAADQWVFGLGLCKLVSWMYLVGFYSGIFFITLMSIDRYLAIVHAVFSLRARTLTYGVITSLATWSVAVLASLPGLVFSTCYTERNHTYCKTKHTFNSMRWKVLSSLEINILGLVVPLGIMLFCYSMIIRTLQHCKNEKKNKAVKMIFAVVVLFLGFWTPYNVVLFLETLVELEVLQDCTFERHLDYAIQATETLAFVHCCLNPVIYFFLGQKFRKYIVQLFKTCRGTLVLCQYCRLLPIYSDTPSSSYTQSTVDHDLHDAL